The following are encoded together in the Salvia hispanica cultivar TCC Black 2014 chromosome 6, UniMelb_Shisp_WGS_1.0, whole genome shotgun sequence genome:
- the LOC125196254 gene encoding mitotic spindle checkpoint protein MAD1 — MMLRTPPPRKRRAESPLQEDNNNNNNTTLSPSSSRQLLVYEDLPVAEYSHDHSIPTSSEQMLCTYQCRQMVKSEFFDALSSAEKQAHDYQSKFEALNEGFEKSESERKKLRDKFFNTEQELAATRGREHILQEQLRKEVDFSQEQLKKQLQAFNELEIKFQNETRLRKNAETSAAKAEERAQILEEKLNTLSESIDREKGRLQNELAQMRSDTKLSVSRISADLERMECRAKNAEKESELLKVQLEGLKEQLDKSMQEKFELQKKLSSESLEAPSKDNSLLVKHLQEELRNYESEVREARKIKASQEDIELLKEKLHEEKSRKERAELELLKLSDLKSNMKNLEDEVSTWKSVIKELPGVSSVDDIPSEFAALQKKVVDSMRNESETREKVIEFQVALDKAILDKQNAETEAAMVKEKAESCKAEIKRLELMLGLITEERDRLKDVIKELKEHKDLEGGSGLVSGTIFQELEISLVKKENYVRQLENSLSEIKESNSRQHNEIMLLNERLTNEGRRVKMLEREGDRLRSEISLLESKLGHGDFSSANTKVLRMVNTLAVENEAKLTIEALQNELQKTKEKLLAVEELKNQSSDAGTHVDSYVAGKIKQLKEQIATLEKREERYKTVFAERISVFRRACCELFGYKIVMDDHQRPDGIPVTRFTLHSIYALSDDEKLQFEYESGNTNIVVNAYTSQPEISRQVDIFIRKMNSIPAFTANLTMESFNKRTLS; from the exons ATGATGCTCAGAACACCGCCGCCGAGGAAGAGGAGAGCAGAATCTCCGCTGCAGGAAGACAATAACAACAATAACAATACGACTCTGAGCCCCAGTTCCAGTCGGCAGCTGCTGGTTTACGAGGACTTGCCGGTGGCGGAATATTCGCACGACCACTCCATTCCAACAAGCTCCGAGCAGATGCTCTGCACCTATCAATGCCGACAGATG GTGAAATCAGAATTTTTCGATGCTCTAAGCAGTGCAGAAAAACAAGCACATGATTATCAATCTAAATTTGAAGCACTCAatgagggttttgaaaaatCTG AATcagagagaaagaaattaCGAGATAAATTTTTCAACACCGAGCAGGAACTAGCTGCTACTAGAGGACGTGAACATATATTACAGGAGCAACTAAGGAAGGAGGTCGATTTTTCTCAAGAACAACTCAAAAAGCAACTACAGGCCTTTAATGAGCTTGAG ATAAAGTTTCAGAATGAGACGCGTCTGCGCAAAAATGCTGAGACATCAGCTGCTAAAGCTGAAGAAAGAGCACAAATATTAGAGGAGAAGCTAAATACTCTATCAGAAAGCATAGATAGGGAAAAGGGCCGTCTTCAAAATGAGCTTGCTCAAATGAGAAGTGACACAAAGCTGTCTGTTTCTAGAATAAGTGCCGAT CTTGAAAGAATGGAATGCAGAGCCAAAAATGCAGAGAAAGAGTCGGAATTACTGAAAGTACAGTTAGAAGGACTGAAAGAGCAACTAGATAAG TCCATGCAGGAGAAATTTGAGTTGCAGAAAAAATTGTCCTCGGAATCTTTAGAAGCTCCTTCGAAAGACAATAGTTTGTTGGTGAAACATTTGCAAGAAGAACTGAGGAACTAT GAGTCTGAAGTTCGTGAAGCTAGAAAGATAAAAGCTTCTCAGGAAGACATAGAATTATTGAAAGAAAAGTTGCATGAAGAAAAGAGCCGCAAGGAGAGGGCAGAGTTGGAACTACTAAAGTTATCCGACCTCAAGTCAAACATGAAGAATCTGGAGGATGAGGTGTCCACATGGAAATCAGTGATTAAGGAACTTCCTGGTGTGTCATCTGTAGATGATATACCTTCTGAATTTGCAGCTTTACAGAA GAAGGTGGTCGATAGCATGAGGAATGAAAGTGAGACCCGGGAAAAGGTCATAGAATTTCAGGTGGCTCTTGATAAGGCTATTCTTGACAAACAAAATGCAGAAACTGAGGCTGCCATGGTGAAAGAGAAGGCAGAGTCATGTAAAGCAGAAATCAAAAGGCTGGAACTGATG CTAGGTTTGATTACAGAGGAAAGAGACCGCTTGAAAGATGTTATTAAGGAATTAAAAGAGCATAAGGATCTTGAAGGTGGATCTGGATTGGTCAGTGGAACTATATTCCAG GAGCTTGAAATATCTCTGGTCAAGAAGGAAAACTATGTCAGGCAACTAGAAAATAGCTTATCAGAAATAAAGGAGAGTAATAGTCGACAGCATAATGAGATAATGTTGCTCAATGAAAGGTTAACTAATGAAGGAAGACGAGTAAAGATGCTAGAGCGTGAAGGTGATCGCCTACGTTCAGAGATATCTTTGTTGGAGTCTAAG TTGGGACATGGCGATTTTTCTTCTGCCAATACAAAGGTCCTCCGGATGGTTAACACCCTGGCTGTTGAGAACGAGGCAAAACTAACAATAGAGGCTCTGCAAAATGAGCTGCAAAAGACAAAAGAAAAGTTACTGGCTGTAGAAGAGCTTAAAAATCAGTCAT CTGATGCTGGCACACATGTTGACTCGTACGTTGCTGGGAAGATTAAGCAGTTGAAAGAGCAGATTGCAACACTTGAAAAACGCGAGGAGAG GTACAAGACAGTCTTTGCAGAAAGAATCTCTGTTTTCAGAAGGGCATGTTGTGAACTTTTTGGTTACAAG ATTGTGATGGATGATCACCAACGGCCAGATGGAATTCCAGTCACACGATTTACTCTGCATTCGATCTATGCACTGAGTGATGATGAGAAGCTTCAATTCGAATATGAATCAGGGAACACAAATATTGTG GTGAATGCGTATACTTCACAACCTGAGATATCTCGACAG GTTGATATATTTATCCGGAAGATGAATTCGATTCCTGCCTTCACGGCTAATCTGACCATGGAATCTTTCAATAAGCGTACTCTATCATGA
- the LOC125192227 gene encoding protein NRT1/ PTR FAMILY 4.3-like: MEASRKEQDLKAEVKVSEESTLDWRGKPSNPQKHGGMRAAAFLLGLQGFEIMAIAAVGNNLITYVINEMHFSLSKAANIVTNFIGTLFILSLLGGFLSDSYLGCFWTTLIFGFIELSGLILLSVQAHLPELKPPPCDMVKDSAQCVEAKGLQALTFFVALYLVALGSGCVKPNMVAHGADQFNQDDPKQSKKLSSYFNAIYFAFSLGELVALTLLVYVQTHSGMDIGFGVSAAAMAMGLIIIISGTLLYRNKPPRGSVLTPIAQVIVAATRNRKHVCPSDNTISDSFPNSQPTLRFRLLNKACMKKEEGESSKWRVCSVKQVEQVKTLISVLPILCCTIIFNTILAQLQTFSVQQGAAMNTRLSSSFHIPPASLQAIPYLILIFAVPLYDAAAPRSITPLRRLGAGLLLSTFSMVAAALVERRRRGSLLSIWWIAPQFVIFGVSEMLTAVGLVEFFYKQPLEGMRASLTAVTYCSYSFGFFLSSVLVSLVDGATGWLRDNDLDKDRLDLFYWLLAVLSFLNFLNYLFWANWYSSGVRVGGDGDGDSVV, from the exons atggaGGCCTCAAGAAAGGAGCAGGATTTGAAGGCAGAAGTTAAGGTTTCTGAAGAGAGCACTCttgattggagaggaaagcCTTCCAACCCCCAAAAGCATGGGGGCATGAGAGCTGCTGCCTTTCTTCTAG GGCTTCAAGGATTTGAGATAATGGCAATAGCAGCAGTTGGGAATAATCTGATAACATATGTTATAAATGAGATGCACTTTTCCCTCTCAAAAGCTGCAAATAtagttacaaattttattggaACACTCTTCATCCTCTCACTCCTTGGTGGATTCCTCTCTGATTCTTATCTCGGTTGCTTCTGGACCACTCTCATCTTTGGTTTCATTGAACTCTCG GGTTTGATCCTGCTATCGGTGCAAGCCCATTTGCCCGAGCTGAAGCCGCCACCGTGTGACATGGTAAAGGATAGCGCGCAATGTGTGGAAGCCAAAGGGTTGCAAGCCCTAACATTTTTCGTGGCTCTTTATTTGGTGGCGTTAGGGAGTGGGTGCGTTAAGCCTAACATGGTAGCTCATGGGGCTGACCAATTCAACCAAGATGATCCAAAACAATCCAAGAAACTCTCCTCCTACTTCAATGCTATCTACTTTGCCTTCTCATTGGGCGAACTTGTTGCCTTGACCCTTCTCGTTTACGTCCAGACACACTCGGGCATGGATATCGGCTTTGGTGTCTCGGCAGCCGCCATGGCTATGGGCCTCATTATCATCATTTCCGGCACGCTTCTCTATCGGAACAAGCCTCCCCGAGGAAGCGTATTGACACCTATCGCACAG gtGATTGTGGCTGCAACTCGAAATAGAAAGCATGTGTGCCCATCTGACAACACCATATCCGACAGTTTTCCCAATAGTCAACCCACCCTAAGATTCAG ATTGTTGAACAAAGCATGCATGAAGAAAGAGGAAGGAGAGAGTAGTAAATGGAGAGTATGCAGTGTGAAGCAAGTGGAGCAAGTGAAAACTCTGATATCAGTGCTTCCAATCCTATGCTGCACAATCATCTTCAACACCATCCTCGCCCAGCTCCAGACCTTCTCCGTCCAGCAAGGCGCCGCCATGAACACCCGCCTCTCCTCCTCCTTCCACATCCCCCCCGCCTCCCTCCAGGCCATCCCCTACCTCATCCTCATCTTCGCCGTCCCCCTCTACGACGCCGCCGCCCCCCGCTCCATCACCCCCCTCCGCCGCCTCGGCGCCGGCCTCCTCCTCTCCACCTTCTCCATGGTCGCCGCCGCCCTCGTCGAGCGCAGGAGAAGGGGCAGCTTGCTGTCGATATGGTGGATCGCGCCGCAGTTTGTGATATTTGGGGTGTCGGAGATGCTGACGGCGGTGGGGCTGGTGGAGTTCTTCTACAAGCAGCCGCTGGAGGGGATGCGGGCCTCGCTCACGGCCGTGACCTACTGCTCGTACTCGTTCGGCTTCTTTTTGAGCTCGGTGCTGGTGTCGCTGGTGGACGGGGCGACGGGGTGGCTCAGGGATAATGACCTTGATAAGGATCGGTTGGATCTGTTTTATTGGCTGTTGGCGGTGCTTAgctttcttaattttcttaacTATCTGTTTTGGGCTAATTGGTATTCCAGTGGTGTTAGGGTtggtggtgatggtgatggtgataGTGTTGTGTGA